One Tachypleus tridentatus isolate NWPU-2018 chromosome 3, ASM421037v1, whole genome shotgun sequence DNA window includes the following coding sequences:
- the LOC143246353 gene encoding innexin unc-9-like, whose protein sequence is MSYFFRLHDLIGGLHVPIDDGIDKLNRKYTLLVFLFLALPIFTKQYIGDPIQCFTPTYFTDAQARYVNSYCWTASTYYLVTTDNVDDTIDPPQQPPDIRFTPEELDYNGLDVYTVQRNKLRRINVSYYQWSSVILMVQGVCFHLPFIMWSACAHNAGIKLRRLLKRASDIAALPPGCQQRESLLTEFVDQFHTIITGNVGWCTDPSCRLPLIGCRCVAGPSRYLALLYILVKFFYLINVGIQFLLLSAFLGKGYIRHGTEILRRLVASGDWWNSPRFPLQTLCHVRAAMQGALQTYVCRCVLPINVFNEKIYSVIWFYLAILFPLNAASLLLWIWRTFPCNRLAFIRLCLWRTRLVNMSEVSRSARKISSNYLGWDGVFLLRLIEHNHGSTLVTAIVSKLWEFYSTQLKAQEEGNSDVEMSPMPASMPSVAPSTSWHSCHAGACHLSHFGRQTLPSTKRKTPNSYWGKCS, encoded by the coding sequence ATGTCCTACTTCTTCCGCTTACACGACCTGATCGGGGGCCTCCATGTGCCTATCGACGATGGAATAGACAAGCTAAACCGGAAGTACACGTTACTTGTCTTCCTGTTCCTCGCACTTCCCATTTTCACCAAGCAGTACATTGGCGATCCCATCCAGTGTTTCACTCCGACCTACTTTACAGACGCCCAAGCTCGATACGTCAACAGCTACTGTTGGACGGCGTCCACCTACTATCTAGTGACAACAGATAACGTCGACGACACCATTGACCCGCCACAGCAGCCCCCTGATATCCGATTTACCCCTGAAGAATTAGACTACAACGGATTAGACGTCTACACTGTACAGAGAAACAAGCTACGTCGAATTAATGTAAGTTACTACCAGTGGTCCTCTGTAATTCTAATGGTACAAggtgtttgttttcatttgccTTTCATTATGTGGAGTGCTTGTGCACATAATGCAGGCATCAAACTCCGACGGTTACTTAAACGGGCCTCTGATATTGCAGCACTGCCCCCGGGATGTCAGCAACGGGAGTCTTTGTTAACCGAATTTGTCGACCAGTTCCATACTATTATAACCGGAAATGTTGGATGGTGTACTGACCCTTCCTGCCGTCTTCCCCTAATAGGCTGCCGTTGTGTTGCGGGACCGAGTCGTTATTTggctttgttatatattttagtgaagttTTTTTACTTAATCAACGTAGGTATTCAGTTCTTGCTCCTTAGCGCCTTTCTGGGTAAGGGGTATATCCGGCATGGAACTGAAATATTGCGTCGCTTGGTAGCCAGTGGAGACTGGTGGAATTCCCCTCGGTTCCCTCTGCAAACTTTGTGTCACGTTCGTGCCGCCATGCAAGGTGCCCTCCAAACCTATGTGTGTAGGTGTGTTCTGCCCATCAACGTTTTTAACGAAAAAATTTATTCTGTAATTTGGTTTTACCTAGCCATTCTTTTTCCATTAAATGCAGCTAGTCTATTATTGTGGATCTGGCGAACCTTCCCCTGTAACCGACTTGCCTTTATCAGACTTTGCTTATGGAGAACAAGGCTGGTCAACATGAGTGAAGTATCGAGGTCAGCTCGAAAAATCTCATCCAATTACCTCGGCTGGGACGGAGTCTTCCTGCTCCGACTGATTGAACACAATCACGGTAGCACCTTGGTTACAGCTATCGTCAGTAAACTCTGGGAATTCTACTCGACTCAACTGAAGGCGCAGGAGGAAGGGAATAGCGACGTAGAAATGTCACCGATGCCTGCAAGCATGCCTTCTGTGGCACCATCTACTTCCTGGCATTCTTGTCACGCAGGAGCTTGCCATCTTAGTCATTTCGGACGTCAGACTCTGCCATCTACAAAACGAAAAACTCCAAATAGTTACTGGGGGAAATGTTCttaa